The genomic stretch GCCTTGGGCTTGACATGGGTTCTTTTGATAAAAAGGAAGGAAAACAACATTGGGAATTACATTTTGATCAAGGTCACTTTAGGTATTTCAAACTCGGCCCATTTGGTAGCACCGTTTCCATCAGTCTTTGTGAAGATCAAgccatcatcttcttcttcttcttcttcttccacgGCACAAATACGATTGTCATCCAGGTAACCAGCACTTGAGAAGTTGTCGGACAGCGGGAGCACTGATCCCCTTGTAGCTATCAGCGCGGGCTTTTTCAAATTCTGGGAGTTGTATCCCAAACCGGTGCGGTCCTTGTTGGCAGAGAGTTCAAGCAATCTTCCCCATCCTTGGGGGTGTCCATCCTTTATGATTGTCAGGGCGTCTTTAAGAGATGCCATGGGAGATTCGGCATCTTTTGATTCACCTCTTTCTGGGCAAACCATTTCAACATTGATAACTTCAAATGATTGGAATGGGACTTCCCTTATCTCCCATTCTCCCTCCACATATCGGAAAGATGCGAGGTGACTTACCACAATGTCCTCCTCACCCTCGACAACAACTAGCTTATCATCAGCTaagaatttcaatttttggtggaGCGTTGAAGTGACTGCACCGGCCGAATGGATCCAAGGCCTCCCAAGCAGACAACTGTAGGATGGATAGATATCCATTACGAAGAAAGTGATAAGGAAAATATGGGGACCAATCTTCATAGGCAAATTCACCTCACCGATTACAGTCCTTCTAGTCCCATCAAATGCTCTTACTATAAGCTCACTCGGCTTCATTACGAATCCTTCAATAGTTAGTTTAGCAAAGGAGCTCTTAGGCATCACATTGAGGGAAGACCCAGTGTCTACCAAAACTCTTGATAGGACTGTATCCACACACTCAATGGAAAtatggagagccttgttatgattcctcccctcggcgggaagctcttcatcactgaAACCTAAGCTTAAGCTAGTAGCGATATTGTTAACTACTCCTTCAAACTGACAAACAGATATCTCTTGTGGTACGTGAGCTGTCCTCGGAAACTTTACCAAAGCTTCCCTATGGGCCTCGGAGCACATCAATAGAGACAACATTGAGATCTTCGAGGGTGTCTGGTTAAGCTGATCAACTACTCGataatcgctcttcttgatgaTACGTAAGAACTCGTCTACTTCACTTGAAGGTGCGGGGTCTTGTCTTTGCTGAGCGCCATCAATTTGTTTGCCTTTGTCTGAAGTTGAAGGATTGATAGTTCCAATTGGAGTGGGTGTCGGCGCAAATATCCTTCCACTTCTCGTGACTCCGCTAGTGCCGGTGATATTGATCATTGGGTCACTAGACTTCAATGGTTCTTCTTGCACCTTCTGACCATGAATGTAGACTGAGGTGTCATACATCCATGGGACTGCCTTGGTGTCAACATATGGGAATGGTGTGGGAACTTTTATTACGATTGGAGTAACAGGATTTGTCGATAGAGTTAACTGAGAGAAGTCATATGGAATTTGCAGAGGAGGGACTTCATCGTATGGTATCTCGAGGGTAGACACATCTTCCTTTGTGGACGGACAGTCTACCACCAAGATCCCTTGGTTCATTAATTGTTGTATGACAGACTTCAATGTTCCACATTGTTGCGGGTTAATCAAACAGTGTTCACAATCATTACCACAGATGGGAAAGTTATTATTCTTCATCAAAGCATTCTTGATCTCGATGAGTGGTGTTTTTAACTCGTCCACACAGGACATCAATCTCCTTCCATTGTCAGCTTCCATCATATTCATCGATGCATTGTTGTGAGGGGGCATCGGGTTATTATTCACATTCGGCCTCTTGGGGGCGAACGTGATTGCCTTAGAGTCAATAAGATCTTGAACCTTGTACTTTAATGCTTTACAATTCTCGATCGAATGCCCGGGAGCGCCAGAATGAAATTCACAGCGGGCATTTGCATCATAACCGGGAGGAAGAACCGCTGGTGGGGGTTCTAACTCCCTTAGTTGCACAAGTGATCCCCTCAATAAATATGGTAGAATGTGGCTATAAGGCATGGGAACTGGGTCAAATCTTCTCTCGGGCCTTCGCatcctttgttgttgttgatattgtggttgctgatgttgcggttgttgttgataccgttgttgttgttgagtttgaacAGGAATTGCAAATGGTTGTTGTTGACTTGGTTGGACGGGAGCTATGGCAACTACTTGTGGATAAGTGTGATTTCTTGTTCGAATGATGGAGGCAGCATTGGTCTCGCCTTCTCGTTTTTTACCATAGGGAACAAAAGGTTTCTTCGATGCACTAGAAGTACTGGCAGAGTTCTGGATCTTTCCCATTTTAATCATATTTTCTATCCTTTCACCGGCTAAGACCAGGTCAGAAAAGCCTGAAGAGGTGCTCCCTACCATTCTATCAAGGTATGGACCTTGTAAGTTTCCCATAAACATGTCTACCAGTTCTCTTTCTAGCAATGGGGGTTGTACCCTAGCAGCTAATTTCCTCCACcgctgggcatactctttgaaggacTCCTCATACCTCTGAGTCAAATTTTGCAACTGCGTGCGATTAGGTGCCatatcagtgttgtactgatagtGCTTGAGGAATGCCTCAGCCATTTCCCTCCAGGTGTGAATATGGTTGCCCTCGAGTtgcatgtaccaatccaaagatgccccactGAGGGAATCCTGGAAAAAATGCATTAGAAGTTGATCATCGCTGGAATAGGCAGCCATCTTTCGGCAGTATGCCCTAATGTATGTCCTAGGGTCgctatttcccttatatttttcaaagtccggaACTTTGAACTTGGCCGGAATGATGACCCCAGGTACTAAGCACATTTCTGCCGCATTGAGGCCCAAAATGTCAGTGCTCCCCATTGCCTTGAGCTTTTCCTCGATAGCCTTTACCTTCCTCTCCACCTTGTTGGTTGCGGAACCGAAGGCGTCATCCTGAGAAGCGTCCCTTGGGCTGAAGAATGCATCAAGTTGGTTGTCTGTCTCAAGAGCATGAGGACGAGGATTGTCGTTTGGAACACCGCTGGGTGCATTAATGTTAATTGGAGGATCGGCTTGAGGAACTGGAGTCGGATTCTCAACCGTTTGAGGGGTAGGAGGATTGGTAGTACTGGCACGTTGATTCatttcttcttgcatttttgccataACCTCCTGGCCTCTTGCGACTGCTTGAATAGTCTctgttgattccttaggattggcagtaattttagaaaacaaataatgtaatcatctctgttgttttaatatgttgggttgaagaaagtcaacatctggaccaacatgtcatgtacgatgtcacgacatcaggtctgtgacatcgcacatgtgtaggaaactgaattaattaattcagtatatgtcatgggatcagcaaggatatctggtgaatatcctaactcccaggtggaggtcttgaagactaaatcagaagatatataggctcaaaatatggagatatatatggagagagtttaggaacttgaagaccttgtttgtagcagaatttttctgctgaagttgcaacagcaaagaacaagtctgctgcaactttctgaaggcccaaatccagttgggtgattaggttataaatagctgattgtaatctagtttttgtaagcctcttagaatgaatttttaggggtgtgtgtaaggtaaacctcccaatctgtgggaaggttaccatgtgtttctcagtggtaaacctgagagtgtttgtcactcaaagcctgtaggcaagagtgattatgttcttgaatgaagctgtgaagcaagttcaaggtgtttgcacattacattgtatttgtagtgataggaatggaaactggaggtttctatctaggagttcctaggtatagattgcattgggtagggattaagtgatgagttgtaaacgggggagtttaactctgaattgatactactaatagtggatcttcttcctggcttggtagcccccagatgtaggtcatgttggactgaactgggttaacaatttcctgtgtttgttttccttctgtatgatataatcatgtctgccataactaagcatgtattccagtctgttcatcaagataatagcagacctgatacatagccttctgttggaatgtcaatcagaatgttttgacattcatcaacaacagcacatactgtttaataagctgatgaattcagttcagtatgtagtgaagtctggagttcaagagcacaacagacctggccaaaagatcattgtgaaactgtcaaactggatgtcttgacagttcttccagtaagctgatactgaagtagagactggttggtcttttacagtacagcaaatttagcacagtctgttttcaggaaccaaacagacttagcatagggttctggacttggatgtcaaacggaatgttgtgacattcactcacgactgcatatgctaaattgttggatggttagttttctgtttcaggatttttctcaggctattcttcaggaatccaccagctgatctaaaatctaggaaactaacaactaagctacaattaatgaacctaacaaataatctatttgttagctccttaataagtggagattagtttaacttgttacaacctttaatctaggaaatacaagtacatgaccaacaaactggaacaatgtaacagatgatgtccaaaacaggatttagacatcgtgctgataactgtgtaggaaaacaacagtagtgaatgttatggtgcacataactaagtgttcctccattctaggatgacatagaaggagaggatgtgacactgtgaaagggtgcacattagtacagagtgtaataactgtcttgctgtattaggtacaatgttagatcagatgtcatgacttgaagtagaacatctgaatactgactacaccagaatttcaattggtatcagagcaggcatcctgttctgtctctagatgagatccatgggtgatactttctggtatcttgcaaggagttatgttagtactgatgctggaacctgtgtaaggttctgtaattccctgaatggtcccttgaagtaggtggatggactgttcatgacaggaatggtgtgtacctgtctctggaggttggcaattggcctgtgtgtgggacagctgtgccagtactaaatcacattcaaacctggtatggtcttggaggccaatctggtgaagtgtgtgttcataggttgagttgtattatgatttccgctgcataatacatggcaaaactcaaactctgatgtagtttcccctcatgtggatgaaaggctgctgtgttcaagatctcatcataatctactgaagatgtcaaagatacttgagtctcctcgagtccactcatcatgacgttctcacttcgggatggtaagagtcacttaatcactgattctcttactctcttgagtagtgtatatgaagaccttgaagaccttcaaggaaggtgtgttccaaggaggtggaaccaatgttctatgtgatgttagaacatgttgttcaacaagtatgcagctactggttgaagagcagatgtttttagggttCAAACAATGGGATAATactgtttggaacctactcctgacctggaagaggagacatctgtgtgtgctaagttgacaactgggtcaactgggtgtgtgctcaagaaggtcatccctagaagttgagctggttgagatgtgacattgtgcaatctcctgctgttaggcatcttcctgcaatttgatcaggattggatagttgttccctgaagtactatggtgtgttgggagacaagtctcctggatgttagcagtcaataatggggtaacctgattgtgatatcatttaagggggttggaaccatgaatcttgttattcaaacaccacgttcagaagtggcagttcttactaggagtgagaatatgaagattcagaggttggttgaggtaatatgctctggcaatgcatatctactattgactaGTGTGTGTCTCACAAGTACTTATGatcagctgaagtctgattggtctgattggaggagttagttgccactggtagggatagtgtatgtcataTTGAGACATATGTATACAATGCATGGATACTAGTGTGGAGTctccatgattgttaagttgagggggagttttggttaacctcctcaagttTGGTCAGCCTtgggtctggttggctgttgacctgtgtcacatgggttctggttgatgtgtgacacatttgcaaggaaggattcatctctctcattcctaagggtgaatctaatctggaaagagtctcaagactgttgaggtgcttgcaagcagaagatgttgacactagaagagtattttcaaagtattcttatggtggaagtatctgaaaggataattgggaaaggatttaagatcaatgtctacttgtgtcaagtacaagtatttaattgattatccttggagctcaagacaactgatgttcttaaagatgttggaacatctcttcttcaagaccctgtgaagaatcacaggaaggatagtacattgagttatgatctatctctttggtggcagcaaaagcgtatgatctctgaaaaggtttcctggcaagaaacatgttcagccttggcatgtccaagaagaagaagacatcagagccttgatggtggttacttggatcagtttatttctgatctaggtaaggaagtgcattggctaatgcacactgtggagtcaagaacaagtgacagcattcttgacatcatggaaacagccttgctttaggaagtggaatccttggcagagctgaagggttagtttccaactggtccttctgaagactcatacatcagagtgtctgatgtctttggagaagaagcagggattcatcaaggtgtgagcttggatgacttaactgcaaatctacaggatggaggttgtttactcaaacttggttccacaatcaagtctatgagaacattgaactcttgttctgtgaagggaggaagttctttcaagtggcagaagaaggagctgaattcaacagctggatgtcaagcacaatgttgtgacattcggttctgcatcagattcttagttgatgaagtggcacatcaacttgagatagaaggatctacagggttgtagattggacacttcaagttcaaatctcacttgaaaggtcagaatatctttgggagaagtctgataaacttgggaaggtcaaaaggcagcatttgaccttgtcatatgagaattcatgaaggaggtaatcaaccagtggcatttggtctatctcagaagtgagttctaagaatcaagataatcaacatatggcagcagATTATTCTTGAGTAAGGTCTGAGACTAATTACTTTCGAGTAGAAAAGTAGgaagttgaagacaaaaggaggggcttccattcatcccttggagcttgtggtagaagttctgatctatctatggaagactgtctctggtagtgggatgagagtgtatatatcCCAAAGTATGTCTGGATTCCTCTGGCCCAAGATGAGgactcagtaatatctgaagtctatcagatagtgctccctgtgatgctgtgaaggaagtctcagctgatgttcaaacatcttgtgaagtgatcttctgttctggttagaagagaaattgacacagagtgtggatgtgttcagccaagagggttggacagagggtgcgctcttgaagacatgaagatgcgtcttatgttttcctttcatcaagtggtctggaatctctttgaatcaggaagtatgtgaaggtccaaccttgggatgttggatatgatcatgtgtgacctccaagagagtaggttgtccatgacagggggagttgtgcctttgtgctgcaagcaatcaccaagcttgtggtctatgtgctctcagatgactaggtagttatcaggatgctgtgatgtatgtcaaggctgagtgagcagaagaatgtctgaccggatgtcatgacattgccctggacattgctgttaattccttctgaaatttcaagtcattaggaattatgagggtgatgtggctaagactaatggctacagctgtgtggtacagggggagtaaccatcaactgaagaGTGAAAATTTagctgtagcagtgctaggtgtcaagcCTCTACTGGAGGAATGACAGaggtcttgggaaatgttgaagactggctgaatgcaggaatgttaagacatcgagtgcaacgtgtctgactgcatatatggaatggtctccatgcactggaacggctgttttgaaaaagaaacagtcaagagctataaaaggcattcaaagatagtctaagattttgttggtgattctctgactgtttctcagcaa from Lathyrus oleraceus cultivar Zhongwan6 chromosome 7, CAAS_Psat_ZW6_1.0, whole genome shotgun sequence encodes the following:
- the LOC127103732 gene encoding uncharacterized protein LOC127103732, which codes for MQEEMNQRASTTNPPTPQTVENPTPVPQADPPININAPSGVPNDNPRPHALETDNQLDAFFSPRDASQDDAFGSATNKVERKVKAIEEKLKAMGSTDILGLNAAEMCLVPGVIIPAKFKVPDFEKYKGNSDPRTYIRAYCRKMAAYSSDDQLLMHFFQDSLSGASLDWYMQLEGNHIHTWREMAEAFLKHYQYNTDMAPNRTQLQNLTQRYEESFKEYAQRWRKLAARVQPPLLERELVDMFMGNLQGPYLDRMVGSTSSGFSDLVLAGERIENMIKMGKIQNSASTSSASKKPFVPYGKKREGETNAASIIRTRNHTYPQVVAIAPVQPSQQQPFAIPVQTQQQQRELEPPPAVLPPGYDANARCEFHSGAPGHSIENCKALKYKVQDLIDSKAITFAPKRPNVNNNPMPPHNNASMNMMEADNGRRLMSCVDELKTPLIEIKNALMKNNNFPICGNDCEHCLINPQQCGTLKSVIQQLMNQGILVVDCPSTKEDVSTLEIPYDEVPPLQIPYDFSQLTLSTNPVTPIVIKVPTPFPYVDTKAVPWMYDTSVYIHGQKVQEEPLKSSDPMINITGTSGVTRSGRIFAPTPTPIGTINPSTSDKGKQIDGAQQRQDPAPSSEVDEFLRIIKKSDYRVVDQLNQTPSKISMLSLLMCSEAHREALVKFPRTAHVPQEISVCQFEGVVNNIATSLSLVLSRVLVDTGSSLNVMPKSSFAKLTIEGFVMKPSELIVRAFDGTRRTVIGEVNLPMKIGPHIFLITFFVMDIYPSYSCLLGRPWIHSAGAVTSTLHQKLKFLADDKLVVVEGEEDIVVSHLASFRYVEGEWEIREVPFQSFEVINVEMVCPERGESKDAESPMASLKDALTIIKDGHPQGWGRLLELSANKDRTGLGYNSQNLKKPALIATRGSVLPLSDNFSSAGYLDDNRICAVEEEEEEEDDGLIFTKTDGNGATKWAEFEIPKVTLIKISSSTTTNDNSATVSYDFDNPINQAAEECEEEAELPEELARLLKQEEKVIQPHEELVEVINLGIDEEAKEV